The Ochotona princeps isolate mOchPri1 chromosome 23, mOchPri1.hap1, whole genome shotgun sequence genome includes a window with the following:
- the AMACR gene encoding alpha-methylacyl-CoA racemase isoform X2, which yields MALRGILVLELSGLAPGPFCGMILADFGAQVVRVDRPGSRGDGGVMSRGKRSLVLDLKQPRGVSVLRRLCARADVLLEPFRCGVMEKMQLGPEILRRENPRLIYARLTGFGQSGKFARVAGHDINYLALSGGGNCVSEFLSLENSEIGTVGTSSRKEPVRRWSTFLRDIQDCGRGVHGCGSNRTSVLSAAD from the exons ATGGCGCTGAGGGGCATCCTTGTGTTGGAGCTGTCCGGCCTGGCGCCGGGTCCGTTCTGCGGGATGATCCTGGCCGACTTCGGGGCGCAGGTGGTGCGCGTGGACCGCCCGGGCTCCCGCGGCGACGGCGGCGTCATGTCCCGGGGCAAGCGCTCGCTGGTGCTGGACCTGAAGCAGCCGCGAGGGGTGTCGGTGCTGCGGCGCCTGTGCGCCCGGGCGGACGTGCTGCTGGAGCCCTTCCGCTGTG GTGTCATGGAGAAGATGCAGCTGGGCCCCGAGATCCTGCGGCGGGAGAATCCCAGGCTCATCTATGCTAGGTTGACTGGGTTTGGCCAGTCAGGCAAGTTCGCCAGGGTAGCTGGCCATGATATCAACTATTTGGCTCTGTCAG GTGGAGGGAACTGCGTATCTGAGTTCCTTTCTCTGGAAAACTCTGAAATCGGGACTGTGGGAACAAGCTCCAGGAAAGAACCTGTTAGACGGTGGAGCACCTTTCTACGCGACATACAGGACTGCGGACGGGGAGTTCATGGCTGTGGGAGCAATAGAACCTCAGTTCTATCAGCTGCTGATTGA
- the AMACR gene encoding alpha-methylacyl-CoA racemase isoform X1, producing MALRGILVLELSGLAPGPFCGMILADFGAQVVRVDRPGSRGDGGVMSRGKRSLVLDLKQPRGVSVLRRLCARADVLLEPFRCGVMEKMQLGPEILRRENPRLIYARLTGFGQSGKFARVAGHDINYLALSGILSKLGSTGESPHPPLNLLADFSGGSLVCALGIMMALFERTRSGKGQVIDASMVEGTAYLSSFLWKTLKSGLWEQAPGKNLLDGGAPFYATYRTADGEFMAVGAIEPQFYQLLIEGLGLKSDELPNQMSVADWPEMKKKFADVFAKKTKAEWCKIFDGTDACVTPVLSLEEAVRHEHNRERGSFITDGSQDVSPRPAPVLSDTPARPSAQRDAFMGEHSEEILKEFGFSQEEINQLKLDKIITTNRPTANL from the exons ATGGCGCTGAGGGGCATCCTTGTGTTGGAGCTGTCCGGCCTGGCGCCGGGTCCGTTCTGCGGGATGATCCTGGCCGACTTCGGGGCGCAGGTGGTGCGCGTGGACCGCCCGGGCTCCCGCGGCGACGGCGGCGTCATGTCCCGGGGCAAGCGCTCGCTGGTGCTGGACCTGAAGCAGCCGCGAGGGGTGTCGGTGCTGCGGCGCCTGTGCGCCCGGGCGGACGTGCTGCTGGAGCCCTTCCGCTGTG GTGTCATGGAGAAGATGCAGCTGGGCCCCGAGATCCTGCGGCGGGAGAATCCCAGGCTCATCTATGCTAGGTTGACTGGGTTTGGCCAGTCAGGCAAGTTCGCCAGGGTAGCTGGCCATGATATCAACTATTTGGCTCTGTCAG GTATTCTGTCCAAACTTGGCAGCACAGGTGAGAGCCCACATCCTCCTCTGAATCTCCTGGCTGACTTCAGTGGCGGCAGCCTTGTGTGTGCGCTGGGCATCATGATGGCCCTTTTCGAACGCACACGCTCGGGCAAAGGTCAAGTCATTGATGCAAGCATG GTGGAGGGAACTGCGTATCTGAGTTCCTTTCTCTGGAAAACTCTGAAATCGGGACTGTGGGAACAAGCTCCAGGAAAGAACCTGTTAGACGGTGGAGCACCTTTCTACGCGACATACAGGACTGCGGACGGGGAGTTCATGGCTGTGGGAGCAATAGAACCTCAGTTCTATCAGCTGCTGATTGAAG GACTCGGACTGAAGTCTGATGAACTCCCTAATCAGATGAGTGTAGCTGATTGgccagaaatgaagaagaaatttgCAGATGTATTTGCAAAGAAGACCAAGGCAGAATGGTGTAAGATCTTTGATGGCACAGATGCTTGTGTGACTCCCGTGCTGTCCCTTGAAGAGGCTGTTCGTCACGAGCACAACAGGGAACGGGGCTCGTTCATCACGGATGGAAGTCAAGATGTGAGTCCCCGCCCTGCCCCAGTGCTGTCCGACACGCCAGCCCGCCCTTCTGCCCAAAGAGATGCTTTTATGGGAGAACACTCTGAAGAGATCCTTAAAGAATTCGGATTCAGCCAGGAAGAGATAAATCAGCTGAAATTAGATAAAATCATTACAACTAATAGACCAACTGCTAATCTGTAA